The following are encoded together in the Nitrososphaerales archaeon genome:
- a CDS encoding translation initiation factor IF-2 subunit gamma: MHWKDTLPEWYIEQYGYQPCVNIGTAGHVDHGKTTLVEAVTGVWTSAHSEELKRGITIRVGYADAAFYKCASCEPPVNYSTSPKCPNCGGKSELQRVVSFVDSPGHESLMANMLSGAAVMDGAILVIAANENVPKPQTREHFLALQILGIQRIVIVQNKADLVSHEDAVGNYKLIKNFVKGTIAEKSPIIPVSAQHKLNIDALIQAIEEHIPIPKRDKNADPVMHVLRSFDVNKPGMSVDQIKGGVLGGTLVQGEFKVGDEIEIKPGIFDDKKGKYEPIVTEIASLGTGAGIVDSIKPGGLVAIGTKLDPSYVKSDSLIGSIIGKPSTLPEEREGVTIDTQLFDTAVGTPELVRVEPIKVNELLRLNIGTAAMLATAKSVRDGKVELKFRRPICVLEQSRIALSRKIADRWRLIGAGVTVG, translated from the coding sequence TTGCATTGGAAAGATACTTTGCCAGAATGGTACATAGAACAATACGGATATCAGCCATGCGTTAACATAGGTACAGCAGGACATGTGGATCATGGCAAGACAACTCTAGTTGAAGCTGTAACCGGTGTTTGGACAAGCGCACATAGTGAGGAACTGAAGCGGGGAATTACAATTAGGGTTGGATATGCAGATGCAGCCTTCTACAAATGTGCTTCATGTGAACCGCCAGTAAATTACTCAACTTCTCCTAAATGTCCAAACTGCGGAGGTAAGAGCGAATTGCAAAGGGTTGTGAGTTTTGTTGACTCGCCGGGACATGAAAGTCTTATGGCAAACATGCTTTCAGGTGCTGCAGTCATGGATGGTGCTATCTTGGTTATAGCCGCAAATGAGAACGTTCCAAAGCCTCAGACAAGAGAGCATTTTCTCGCCTTACAGATACTCGGGATACAGCGTATAGTGATTGTTCAGAACAAAGCGGATTTGGTTTCACATGAGGATGCTGTGGGAAACTATAAACTAATAAAAAATTTTGTGAAGGGTACCATTGCTGAAAAATCTCCAATAATTCCAGTTTCTGCTCAACATAAATTAAACATAGATGCGTTGATTCAAGCTATAGAGGAACACATTCCAATACCAAAGAGAGATAAGAATGCGGATCCTGTAATGCATGTCCTGAGATCGTTTGATGTCAACAAACCAGGTATGTCAGTTGACCAGATCAAAGGCGGTGTTCTTGGGGGCACACTTGTGCAAGGTGAATTCAAGGTGGGGGATGAGATAGAGATCAAACCTGGTATTTTTGACGACAAAAAAGGCAAGTATGAACCTATTGTAACGGAGATCGCGAGTCTTGGCACGGGAGCGGGTATTGTAGATTCTATAAAACCCGGCGGATTAGTTGCAATAGGCACAAAGCTCGATCCGTCCTACGTTAAGAGTGATTCTTTAATAGGTTCTATAATAGGTAAGCCTAGCACTTTGCCAGAAGAAAGGGAGGGTGTTACGATTGATACGCAGTTATTTGACACAGCCGTTGGTACTCCGGAACTCGTTAGGGTTGAGCCGATTAAGGTGAATGAATTATTAAGACTTAATATAGGTACAGCAGCGATGCTTGCAACAGCAAAGTCCGTACGGGATGGCAAGGTTGAATTGAAGTTCAGAAGGCCTATATGCGTTCTAGAGCAAAGCAGGATTGCTCTGAGCAGGAAGATAGCGGACAGGTGGCGGTTGATAGGTGCTGGCGTGACAGTTGGTTGA
- a CDS encoding 30S ribosomal protein S6e, translating to MASFKLIVANPKNGKSTTYELKDKQAQPLLGLKIGDVFDATVLGVEGKIKITGGSDKSGVPMRHDVHGGVKRYVLLAKGVGLQSVKEGERKRKLVRGNVITDEIYQINALLTS from the coding sequence TTGGCCTCGTTTAAGTTAATAGTGGCAAACCCGAAGAATGGTAAATCCACAACATACGAACTAAAGGACAAACAGGCGCAACCTCTGCTTGGCTTGAAAATTGGAGATGTCTTTGACGCTACCGTCCTTGGAGTGGAAGGAAAGATCAAGATCACTGGCGGCAGCGACAAGTCAGGCGTGCCTATGCGACATGATGTGCATGGTGGTGTTAAGAGGTATGTGTTGCTGGCAAAGGGTGTTGGTCTGCAAAGCGTGAAAGAAGGAGAGAGGAAGAGAAAACTGGTAAGAGGTAATGTAATTACTGATGAAATCTATCAGATAAACGCTCTTCTGACCTCGTAG
- a CDS encoding DUF72 domain-containing protein yields MQELLTGCSGWDYPDPPPKGWLGVFYPNNRTKRLRYYSKFFNTVEMDSTFYGELYSKMNKGTFIGLAKATPETFQFSIKVPEIITHKKKLNIKKGTITDLEEFLETISPLKRANKLGAILIQLPPSFTVNDFISVESFLDRLPSGYDYAVEFRHKSWNTEGPWEMLKQYNIAAALTDSPEEELQFLSNTVITASHSFVRWHGRNKGFWYDYLYSKEELRAWSEKIAQVREQTKIVRVYFNNHLGGKAVLNALQFKQMNDKLSNDESNLMMHVERYIAGEKIGIEQWVQDV; encoded by the coding sequence ATGCAAGAGTTACTGACAGGATGTTCTGGATGGGACTATCCCGATCCTCCTCCAAAAGGATGGCTTGGAGTGTTTTATCCAAATAACAGAACTAAGAGACTACGCTACTACTCCAAGTTCTTTAATACGGTCGAGATGGATTCCACATTTTATGGCGAGCTTTACTCGAAGATGAACAAGGGAACTTTCATAGGACTTGCAAAAGCAACTCCGGAGACGTTCCAGTTTTCCATCAAGGTTCCCGAAATTATAACGCATAAAAAGAAGTTAAACATCAAGAAGGGCACGATCACAGATTTGGAAGAATTTCTAGAAACTATTTCCCCATTAAAGAGAGCAAACAAGCTTGGAGCCATTCTTATACAGCTTCCTCCGAGTTTTACTGTTAACGACTTCATTAGCGTTGAAAGTTTTTTGGACAGATTACCTAGTGGGTATGATTATGCTGTAGAATTCAGACACAAATCATGGAATACTGAAGGACCTTGGGAGATGCTAAAACAATACAACATAGCAGCAGCTTTGACAGACTCTCCAGAGGAGGAGCTGCAGTTTCTATCAAATACCGTTATTACGGCAAGCCATTCTTTTGTAAGGTGGCATGGTAGAAACAAAGGATTTTGGTACGACTATTTATACAGCAAAGAGGAGCTACGAGCATGGTCAGAAAAGATTGCACAAGTTAGAGAACAGACAAAAATTGTAAGAGTATATTTTAATAACCATCTAGGAGGTAAAGCAGTTCTAAATGCATTACAATTTAAACAGATGAATGATAAATTGTCAAACGATGAAAGTAATTTGATGATGCACGTTGAAAGGTATATTGCTGGAGAGAAGATCGGCATAGAGCAGTGGGTGCAAGATGTGTAG